CAGTTCGCCCGCCATGGTCAGCACCTGCCCCATGCCCTGCCCCGCCGACACATAGGCCGCGCCTTCCGGTTGCGCGCCGGCATCCTTCCAGTAGCCCTTCTCCATCTGGTGCGTCCCCGACTCGTCGCCGCGCGAGACGAACTTGGCCCCGCTGCCGGCGATCTTCTTCATCGCCACGATCACGTCCTTGCTCCCGCGAACGCCGGCCGGGTCGGATTTCGGACCGACGATGATGAAGTCGTTGTACATCACGTCCTTGCGTGCCGATCCGAATCCCGCGGCCATGAACTTGTCCTCAAGGGGACGGGCGTGGACCAGCAGCACGTCGGCGTCGCAGTTCTCGCCCAGCTTGAGTGCGGCGCCGGTGCCGACCGCCACCACGCGTACCTTGGCACCGTATTTCGCCTCGAACTTGGGCAGGATCT
This sequence is a window from Betaproteobacteria bacterium. Protein-coding genes within it:
- a CDS encoding substrate-binding domain-containing protein — its product is MTTPIRWLTLALASLSIAAAPVHSADDIRLATTTSTENSGLLGQILPKFEAKYGAKVRVVAVGTGAALKLGENCDADVLLVHARPLEDKFMAAGFGSARKDVMYNDFIIVGPKSDPAGVRGSKDVIVAMKKIAGSGAKFVSRGDESGTHQMEKGYWKDAGAQPEGAAYVSAGQGMGQVLTMAGEL